In Syntrophorhabdaceae bacterium, one genomic interval encodes:
- a CDS encoding GAF domain-containing protein, with protein sequence MAQSRKQDDKEQELRILHEIAKDFSDDLSLNQLLRRIVDTIINFVKVDSCLIYLYDKQNDELILTASSDPEIKALGDLRLRMGEGVTGWAAKEKKPVALSREAYKDKRFKAFAFLKEDKYEALLSVPILSKNEIVGVMNLQHKKEHLYPEDQIKLLYTIGRYLGSAIRNAIIHDDVLKKAKQLDLLSEVSRTIVSDHYLKEILQLIVAMTAKVMDSKICSIMLLDEKKEELVISATQSLSSDYVNKPHLKVGQSISGRAVSEKKPITVLNVTREPGYMYPDVAKKEGVVSLLSVPMMIKDRVIGVINSYTKSEHVFRKEEVDILQAVANQAAVAIENTNLNHEILAAKEALESRKIIERAKGILMREMNLTEDEAYKKIHKKSMDMRKTMREIAEAVILASDMRKKA encoded by the coding sequence GTGGCGCAGAGTCGAAAGCAGGACGACAAAGAACAGGAACTCAGGATCCTCCACGAGATCGCCAAGGACTTCAGTGATGATCTCAGCCTGAATCAGCTTTTGAGACGCATCGTGGACACGATCATCAACTTCGTGAAGGTGGACTCGTGTCTCATCTATCTCTATGACAAGCAGAATGACGAGCTCATCCTGACCGCCTCAAGCGATCCGGAAATAAAGGCCCTCGGAGATTTGCGGCTCAGGATGGGAGAGGGCGTGACCGGATGGGCGGCCAAGGAAAAGAAACCCGTTGCCCTGTCCAGGGAGGCTTACAAAGATAAAAGGTTCAAGGCTTTTGCTTTTCTGAAAGAGGATAAATACGAGGCCCTCCTCTCGGTTCCGATCCTTTCCAAAAACGAGATCGTTGGCGTCATGAATCTGCAACACAAGAAGGAGCATCTCTATCCCGAAGACCAGATCAAACTCCTCTATACTATCGGAAGGTACCTTGGAAGCGCCATACGCAACGCCATAATTCACGACGATGTTTTGAAGAAGGCTAAACAGCTCGATTTGCTTTCTGAGGTTTCACGGACCATAGTTTCCGATCACTATCTCAAGGAAATACTGCAACTTATCGTGGCCATGACAGCGAAAGTCATGGACTCAAAGATATGTTCTATCATGCTCCTTGATGAGAAGAAGGAAGAGCTTGTCATCTCCGCCACTCAGAGCTTGAGTAGCGATTACGTCAACAAACCCCATCTCAAGGTGGGGCAGTCCATAAGCGGCCGGGCAGTTTCGGAAAAGAAACCGATTACGGTGCTTAATGTGACCAGGGAGCCTGGCTACATGTACCCTGATGTTGCGAAGAAAGAAGGTGTGGTGTCCCTCCTTTCTGTTCCCATGATGATCAAAGACAGGGTCATTGGCGTGATCAACAGCTATACGAAAAGCGAGCATGTTTTCAGAAAAGAAGAAGTTGACATCCTGCAGGCCGTTGCTAATCAGGCTGCGGTTGCTATTGAGAACACCAACTTAAACCATGAAATCCTCGCCGCCAAGGAGGCCCTGGAGTCGAGGAAAATTATTGAGCGGGCCAAGGGCATTCTCATGAGGGAGATGAATCTTACTGAGGATGAGGCGTACAAAAAAATACACAAAAAGAGCATGGACATGAGAAAGACCATGAGGGAAATCGCAGAGGCTGTTATCCTCGCTTCGGATATGAGGAAGAAGGCTTAA
- a CDS encoding Crp/Fnr family transcriptional regulator yields MMRKYADNLRNVSLFSTLKENQIDTISHILFVNSYYRNQVIFQEGETGDALFIVLKGKVRVCLYDEEGREYILDVINKDGFFGELALIDELPRSANAIAMESSELLIIRRPDFLKILIENPTITIEILKVLSRRLRIADERIRWLAFLNVEGRILKFLLEIGAKSGVKVKDYIVIEKGPTQIEIANSCGCSRETVSRMLASLIKKGFISVMRRQYTLNPGSLKF; encoded by the coding sequence ATGATGCGCAAATATGCCGACAATCTCCGTAATGTCAGTCTCTTTTCGACCTTAAAAGAGAATCAGATAGACACCATATCACACATACTATTCGTAAATTCGTACTACAGAAATCAGGTGATCTTTCAGGAAGGTGAAACCGGAGACGCCCTTTTTATCGTGCTCAAAGGCAAGGTGCGGGTCTGCCTCTATGATGAAGAGGGGAGAGAATACATCCTTGATGTAATCAACAAGGACGGCTTCTTCGGCGAGCTCGCCTTGATCGATGAGCTGCCCCGGTCCGCAAATGCTATCGCCATGGAAAGCTCCGAGCTCCTCATCATCAGAAGGCCCGATTTTCTGAAAATCCTCATAGAAAACCCCACAATCACCATAGAAATCTTGAAGGTGCTCTCGCGCCGCTTACGCATTGCCGACGAGAGAATCCGCTGGCTCGCCTTTCTGAACGTGGAGGGTAGGATTCTCAAGTTTCTCCTGGAGATCGGGGCAAAGTCCGGTGTGAAGGTCAAGGACTACATTGTTATCGAAAAGGGACCGACCCAGATTGAGATCGCCAATTCGTGCGGCTGCTCAAGAGAGACTGTTTCAAGGATGTTGGCATCGCTTATCAAAAAGGGGTTTATCAGCGTGATGCGTCGCCAGTATACGCTAAACCCGGGTTCCCTGAAATTCTAA
- a CDS encoding NAD+ synthase, whose product MMRIALAQMNSTVGDLAGNCAKIIDVIEEARAALCDVVAFPELALTGYPPEDLLLKAGFVDDNLKTLDHLARRVGDITAIVGFVDRQKGALFDAAAIMHRGTIKGVCHKQILPNYGVFDEKRYFASAGPARVFQLNGAIFGVSICEDIWHRQGPVRALAANGAGLVFNINASPYHSGKIALREDVVRERIAESHVYVCYVNLVGGQDELVFDGQSFVMDKKGSIVARARAFTEDLLIMDIPVGALKRRKRKIALKGLPRVPLVSLSTRGLRANRDAVATRKAKALDPVAEVYEALVLGLHDYVTKNGFKKAVIGLSGGIDSALVAVLAADALGSQNVALVFMPSQYTSRESYEDAEKLTHNLGIELLSVSIQEIYKAYISTLAGFFSGLKDDITEENIQARIRGNILMALSNKFGWLVLTTGNKSEMSVGYATLYGDMAGGFAVIKDVPKTLVYRLSLYRNSLGPVIPERILTKEPTAELKPNQKDRDSLPPYEHLDRILKGYVEE is encoded by the coding sequence ATGATGCGTATTGCGTTAGCCCAGATGAACAGCACGGTGGGCGACCTTGCGGGAAATTGCGCCAAGATTATTGACGTTATAGAAGAGGCGCGAGCCGCTCTTTGTGATGTCGTTGCTTTTCCCGAACTGGCGCTCACGGGATATCCCCCCGAAGATCTACTCCTTAAGGCGGGTTTTGTCGACGATAACCTGAAAACGCTTGACCATCTGGCGCGGCGGGTGGGAGATATAACGGCTATTGTGGGTTTTGTTGACAGGCAAAAGGGGGCGCTTTTTGATGCTGCTGCCATCATGCATCGGGGCACTATAAAGGGCGTCTGCCACAAACAAATTCTGCCCAATTATGGTGTCTTCGATGAGAAGAGGTACTTCGCTTCAGCAGGACCTGCCCGTGTTTTTCAGCTCAACGGGGCCATATTCGGGGTGAGCATCTGCGAGGACATATGGCACAGACAAGGCCCGGTGAGGGCGCTTGCCGCGAACGGCGCCGGGCTGGTGTTCAACATCAACGCCTCTCCCTATCATTCCGGAAAGATCGCCCTGAGGGAAGATGTGGTAAGAGAACGCATAGCAGAAAGCCATGTCTACGTCTGCTATGTCAACCTTGTGGGCGGACAGGACGAACTTGTATTTGACGGCCAAAGTTTTGTCATGGACAAGAAAGGTTCTATAGTCGCTAGGGCTCGCGCCTTCACCGAGGATTTGCTCATCATGGATATTCCGGTCGGCGCCCTTAAGAGGAGAAAGAGAAAGATCGCCCTCAAGGGACTCCCGAGGGTGCCCCTTGTATCGCTCTCAACCAGGGGGTTAAGAGCAAACAGGGATGCCGTCGCTACCCGGAAAGCCAAGGCCTTAGACCCTGTAGCTGAGGTCTACGAGGCCCTCGTACTTGGGCTTCACGATTATGTGACTAAGAACGGTTTTAAGAAAGCCGTCATCGGCCTTTCGGGTGGTATTGATTCAGCGCTCGTCGCAGTCCTTGCTGCAGATGCCCTTGGCAGCCAGAATGTTGCCCTTGTGTTCATGCCTTCTCAATACACATCCCGGGAGTCTTACGAGGATGCCGAAAAGCTCACCCATAATCTCGGAATAGAATTACTCTCCGTATCCATTCAGGAGATCTACAAGGCCTACATCTCTACGCTCGCGGGATTCTTTTCGGGACTGAAAGATGACATTACCGAGGAGAACATCCAGGCGCGAATTCGCGGAAACATCCTTATGGCACTGTCAAATAAATTCGGCTGGCTTGTGCTGACCACGGGTAATAAGTCTGAAATGAGCGTAGGCTACGCAACCCTTTATGGGGACATGGCGGGTGGTTTTGCTGTTATCAAGGATGTACCCAAGACGCTCGTTTACAGGCTTTCTCTCTACCGAAATTCCCTGGGCCCTGTGATACCTGAACGCATACTTACAAAGGAACCCACAGCCGAGTTGAAGCCCAATCAGAAAGATCGCGATTCCCTTCCTCCTTACGAACACCTTGACCGGATTTTGAAGGGCTACGTCGAGGAA